In Asanoa sp. WMMD1127, one genomic interval encodes:
- a CDS encoding DinB family protein, giving the protein MTPLQEPPAAGNELDTLLGALERQRRYIAWKCGGLDAAGLRTTLGPSTITLGGLLKHLAVVEEHTFAVKLFGRPMNPPFADVDWDADPDWEWHSAASDPPESLMARWEASVARARELVAAALAEGGLDLLGVAAWPDGRRASLRRHLIDMIEEYARHVGHADLIRESIDGVVGEDPLDDQAR; this is encoded by the coding sequence ATGACGCCTCTCCAGGAACCACCTGCCGCCGGCAACGAACTCGACACCCTGCTCGGCGCGCTCGAACGGCAGCGCCGCTACATCGCCTGGAAGTGCGGGGGCCTCGACGCCGCCGGCCTGCGTACCACCCTCGGCCCGTCGACGATCACCCTCGGTGGCCTGCTCAAACACCTGGCCGTGGTCGAGGAGCACACGTTCGCGGTGAAGCTGTTCGGCCGTCCGATGAACCCGCCCTTCGCCGATGTCGACTGGGACGCGGACCCGGACTGGGAGTGGCACTCGGCCGCCTCGGACCCGCCGGAGTCGCTGATGGCCAGGTGGGAGGCGTCGGTAGCGCGGGCGCGGGAACTGGTGGCCGCGGCGCTGGCCGAGGGCGGCCTCGACCTCCTGGGCGTGGCCGCGTGGCCCGACGGCCGCCGGGCGAGCCTGCGGCGCCACCTCATCGACATGATCGAGGAGTACGCGCGCCATGTCGGCCACGCCGACCTCATCCGCGAGTCGATCGACGGGGTGGTCGGCGAGGATCCGCTTGACGACCAAGCTCGGTAA
- a CDS encoding metalloregulator ArsR/SmtB family transcription factor, whose protein sequence is MATYQAWEALGDPRRLAIVTALAERPQAVGELADTLPISRPAVSQHLKVLKDAGLVTDRAVGTRRVYRLNPAGVAALRDQLDTFWARALEGYQEVVDENEETS, encoded by the coding sequence ATGGCCACTTACCAAGCCTGGGAAGCCTTGGGAGACCCGCGCCGCCTCGCGATCGTCACGGCCCTGGCCGAGCGACCGCAGGCCGTCGGCGAGCTTGCCGACACGTTGCCGATCAGCCGGCCCGCCGTGTCCCAGCATCTGAAGGTGCTCAAGGACGCGGGCCTGGTCACCGACCGCGCGGTCGGCACGCGCCGGGTCTACCGCCTCAACCCGGCGGGCGTGGCCGCGCTGCGCGACCAGCTCGACACGTTCTGGGCCCGTGCGCTGGAGGGCTACCAGGAGGTCGTCGACGAGAATGAGGAGACGTCATGA
- a CDS encoding SRPBCC family protein, translated as MTQAADVVVRRQLVVEAPIERAFAVFTERFGDFKPREHNLMQAPIVETVFEPRVGGNIYDRAEDGTECRWARILAYEPPNRVVFSWDINPRWQVETDPSATSEVEVRFVSESPGRTRVELEHRNLDRHGSGWESVRDGVAHDEGWPLYLKRYAALLD; from the coding sequence ATGACACAGGCAGCGGACGTGGTGGTCCGCCGGCAGCTCGTCGTGGAGGCGCCGATCGAACGCGCGTTCGCGGTCTTCACGGAGCGGTTCGGCGACTTCAAGCCGCGCGAGCACAATCTGATGCAGGCCCCGATCGTGGAAACGGTCTTCGAGCCGCGCGTCGGAGGCAACATCTACGACCGCGCGGAGGACGGCACCGAGTGCCGATGGGCACGAATCCTGGCGTACGAGCCGCCGAACCGGGTGGTCTTCAGCTGGGACATCAATCCGCGCTGGCAGGTGGAGACGGATCCGTCGGCGACGAGTGAGGTCGAGGTCCGTTTCGTGTCCGAGTCGCCCGGTCGGACGCGGGTGGAGCTGGAGCACCGCAACCTCGACCGGCACGGCTCGGGCTGGGAATCGGTCCGCGACGGCGTCGCGCACGACGAAGGTTGGCCGCTCTACCTGAAGCGGTACGCGGCGCTGCTCGACTAG
- a CDS encoding GyrI-like domain-containing protein, whose amino-acid sequence METPVRRVERADTPVMFIAARDESDEIGPAWDRLESIVGSLRGRRFFGVFDDSGVYRCCVQVRDGDDASALGLESAVIPGGSYLCATLRGPQPEAYSLLTPTHDELRRRGERDATRPSIESYRRHDRIDVLMPVLSGP is encoded by the coding sequence ATGGAGACGCCGGTGCGACGGGTCGAGCGGGCCGACACGCCAGTCATGTTCATCGCGGCCCGGGACGAGTCCGACGAGATCGGTCCGGCCTGGGATCGCCTTGAGTCCATTGTGGGATCGCTACGCGGTCGCCGTTTCTTCGGCGTTTTCGACGATTCCGGCGTCTACCGCTGCTGTGTGCAGGTCCGCGACGGTGACGACGCTTCGGCGCTGGGCCTGGAGTCGGCGGTGATCCCCGGCGGTTCATATCTGTGCGCGACGCTACGCGGACCGCAACCCGAGGCATACAGCCTCCTAACGCCGACGCACGACGAGCTACGGCGCCGCGGCGAGCGCGACGCCACTCGACCCAGCATCGAAAGCTACCGCCGCCACGACCGGATCGACGTCCTCATGCCGGTGCTGTCCGGGCCGTGA
- a CDS encoding DUF6193 family natural product biosynthesis protein, which produces MRVHPEVEDLYPEVAAAGSLAAALDAGAVRHGLSLGFVRSPDTLALLTSAIVPSGVAVRNDLAVSGRRDQRRFDVQGWGEGIWLIAGGTGDLVDVVRAAHSWRAGVPLHDIRSAVPFVELTRRAEVVEQGPASVVEAEWQWLLRSTDETGSPNQRALIQAAYHDPRLRRLYPYTSNSVLNFSTTTGYPFSPSPVNLSAHGARSTFRVGRHVEILGETATAAEAVALAVAHIPADLGPAVAGKYEA; this is translated from the coding sequence GTGCGAGTCCATCCTGAGGTCGAAGATCTGTACCCGGAGGTGGCGGCCGCAGGCAGCCTTGCCGCCGCCCTCGACGCCGGGGCGGTTCGCCATGGTCTGTCACTCGGCTTCGTTCGATCGCCGGACACACTCGCGCTGCTGACCTCGGCAATCGTCCCGAGTGGAGTTGCGGTTCGCAACGATCTTGCGGTGAGCGGACGCAGGGATCAACGCCGTTTTGACGTCCAAGGATGGGGGGAGGGCATCTGGTTGATCGCCGGTGGCACCGGAGATCTGGTCGACGTCGTTCGAGCCGCGCACAGTTGGCGAGCCGGCGTGCCGCTGCACGACATCAGAAGCGCGGTGCCATTCGTGGAGCTGACTCGTCGAGCCGAGGTGGTCGAGCAAGGCCCGGCCAGCGTGGTGGAGGCTGAATGGCAATGGCTTCTGCGAAGCACTGACGAGACGGGTTCGCCGAACCAGCGAGCGCTGATCCAGGCGGCCTACCACGACCCGAGACTACGGCGCCTGTATCCGTACACCAGCAACTCCGTCTTGAACTTCTCCACTACCACGGGATATCCGTTCTCGCCCAGCCCGGTCAACCTCAGCGCGCATGGTGCGCGCTCGACCTTCCGGGTTGGGCGACATGTCGAAATCCTCGGAGAGACCGCCACTGCCGCGGAGGCCGTGGCGCTGGCCGTTGCTCACATCCCGGCAGACCTCGGCCCGGCCGTCGCTGGAAAATACGAGGCCTGA
- a CDS encoding histidine phosphatase family protein, with translation MVIEIVLETHALTEDNERGVATGWLPGRLSAQGREDAAAMGRRRQNDGIGAVFSSDVRRSVETAEIAFGGSGIPIFYDWRLRECDFGELNGSPGDRLKAGRAQHIDRPYPGGESHRQALRRVAGMLADLPSRWDGRRVMLIGHLATYRALEHVVNGVPVEDAVNADFTWQPGGWEYRLETAA, from the coding sequence GTGGTTATAGAGATCGTTCTCGAAACGCATGCTCTGACCGAGGACAACGAGCGCGGTGTCGCGACCGGATGGTTGCCCGGGCGGCTCTCCGCCCAGGGACGCGAAGATGCGGCGGCGATGGGGCGGCGGCGCCAGAATGACGGGATCGGTGCCGTGTTCTCTTCCGATGTGCGGCGGTCGGTCGAGACCGCGGAGATCGCGTTCGGGGGCAGCGGCATTCCGATCTTCTACGACTGGCGGCTGCGGGAGTGTGACTTCGGTGAGCTCAACGGGTCCCCGGGCGACCGGCTGAAGGCCGGTCGAGCCCAGCACATCGACCGGCCCTATCCCGGTGGCGAGAGCCACCGGCAGGCACTGCGAAGGGTGGCCGGCATGCTCGCTGATCTGCCGTCGCGGTGGGACGGTCGGCGCGTCATGTTGATCGGTCACCTGGCGACCTATCGGGCCCTGGAACACGTCGTCAACGGCGTCCCGGTCGAGGACGCCGTCAACGCCGACTTCACCTGGCAGCCCGGAGGCTGGGAATACCGCCTGGAGACAGCAGCCTAG
- a CDS encoding glycoside hydrolase family 44 protein — protein MRPLLAAVLLAASPTVAVAAAAGPALTVDVTADRHAISPYVYGMNFADAALAAELDLPVRRWGGNATTRYDYRYDTTNRASDWFFENIAEENAAPGDLPDGSSTDRFVEQDRSTGADTILTVPLIGWAPKARDGSCGFSVAKYGPQQRTDEWRPDCGNGVRPDGTFVTGNDPRDTSAPVGAAYVRDWIGHLTSKYGTAADGGVAFYNLDNEPDIWHSTHRDVHPVGASSVELRDRAYEIGAAVKAADPSAATLGPVGWGWTSWDYSGLDQETCGRTGCWASPPDQSARGGLPFATWYLQQMRAYEEAHGQRVLDYFDMHFYPQASGVAFGNGTDPATNALRLRSTRALWDPTYVDESWINTPVRLVPRMRELVAAQYPGTKTAVTEYNWGALDHVNGALAQADILGIFGRERLDLATLWAPPASSDPGAYAFRMYRNYDGTGGRFGDVGVRASSADQSVLSVYGAERSSDGALTVLVVNKSGAEQTAPVSLVGRSSGTARVYRYGADNPAAIVRAADQPVAGSSFSATFPADSITLFVLDRPAADTTAPTAPGTPVASAVSPDSVTLSWPASTDDTGVTGYEVWAQHTDYIYRAATSSGASVTVTGLQPASEYRFTVRARDAAGNQSPPSPGLTVVTAPRPGAAPLAARYLNLDWSPSDNQIKPGLALDNAGSTPVSLNRVTARYWFTRDGGAPTVNAWCDWAAVGCGSVTRRVVPLATARPGADAYLEVGFTAGTLAANASTGQIQLRLAKSDWSRFAEADDHSYRPNAPGYDTNIRITVYVDGVRVAGTEP, from the coding sequence ATGCGCCCGTTGCTCGCCGCGGTCCTGCTGGCCGCCTCCCCCACCGTCGCGGTTGCCGCCGCCGCCGGTCCCGCGCTGACGGTCGACGTCACCGCCGACCGGCACGCGATCAGCCCGTACGTCTATGGCATGAACTTCGCGGACGCCGCGCTGGCCGCCGAGCTCGACCTGCCGGTGCGGCGGTGGGGCGGCAACGCCACGACGCGGTACGACTATCGGTACGACACCACGAACCGGGCCAGCGACTGGTTCTTCGAGAACATCGCGGAGGAGAACGCCGCTCCGGGCGACCTGCCGGACGGGTCGTCGACCGACAGGTTCGTGGAGCAGGATCGTTCGACCGGCGCCGACACGATCCTTACCGTGCCGCTGATCGGGTGGGCGCCCAAGGCGCGTGACGGTTCGTGCGGCTTCTCGGTGGCGAAATATGGTCCGCAGCAACGGACGGACGAGTGGCGGCCCGACTGCGGCAACGGTGTGCGGCCGGACGGCACTTTCGTCACCGGCAACGATCCGCGGGACACGAGCGCGCCGGTGGGTGCGGCCTATGTGCGGGACTGGATCGGGCATCTGACGTCGAAGTACGGCACGGCCGCCGATGGCGGGGTGGCGTTCTACAACCTCGACAACGAGCCGGACATCTGGCACAGCACGCATCGCGACGTGCATCCGGTCGGGGCGAGCTCGGTGGAGTTGCGGGACCGGGCCTACGAGATCGGGGCGGCGGTGAAGGCGGCCGACCCGTCCGCGGCCACGTTGGGTCCTGTCGGGTGGGGCTGGACGAGCTGGGACTATTCGGGCCTCGACCAGGAGACGTGTGGCCGCACCGGCTGCTGGGCCTCGCCGCCGGACCAGTCGGCGCGCGGCGGGTTGCCCTTCGCGACGTGGTACCTGCAGCAGATGCGGGCCTATGAGGAGGCGCACGGCCAGCGGGTGCTGGACTACTTCGACATGCACTTCTATCCGCAGGCGAGTGGGGTGGCGTTCGGCAACGGAACCGATCCGGCGACCAATGCGTTGCGCTTGCGGTCGACGCGCGCCCTGTGGGATCCGACCTATGTGGACGAGAGCTGGATCAACACGCCGGTACGGTTGGTGCCGCGGATGCGGGAGCTGGTGGCGGCGCAGTATCCGGGTACGAAGACGGCGGTGACCGAATACAACTGGGGCGCGCTCGACCATGTGAACGGTGCGCTGGCGCAGGCGGACATCCTCGGCATCTTCGGTCGGGAGCGGCTGGACCTGGCGACGTTGTGGGCGCCGCCGGCGTCGTCCGACCCGGGGGCGTACGCGTTCCGGATGTACCGCAACTATGACGGCACCGGCGGTCGGTTCGGCGATGTCGGGGTGCGGGCGTCGAGCGCGGACCAGTCGGTGCTGTCCGTGTACGGGGCCGAGCGGTCGTCTGACGGTGCGCTGACGGTGCTGGTGGTGAACAAGAGCGGGGCTGAGCAGACGGCGCCGGTCTCGCTGGTCGGGCGTTCGTCCGGGACCGCCCGGGTCTACCGCTACGGCGCGGACAACCCCGCGGCGATCGTCCGGGCCGCCGACCAGCCGGTGGCGGGCTCGTCCTTCTCGGCGACGTTTCCCGCGGACAGCATCACGCTGTTCGTGCTGGACCGGCCGGCGGCGGACACGACCGCGCCGACGGCACCGGGCACTCCGGTCGCGTCGGCCGTCTCCCCGGACTCGGTGACGCTGTCGTGGCCGGCGTCGACCGACGACACCGGTGTTACCGGTTACGAGGTGTGGGCGCAGCACACCGACTACATCTACCGCGCGGCGACGTCTTCCGGCGCGTCGGTCACCGTGACGGGGTTGCAGCCGGCGTCGGAGTACCGCTTCACAGTGCGTGCACGTGATGCGGCGGGCAACCAGTCGCCGCCCTCCCCCGGGTTGACGGTGGTGACCGCGCCGCGCCCTGGCGCCGCCCCGTTGGCGGCGCGTTACCTCAACCTGGACTGGTCGCCGTCGGACAACCAGATCAAGCCGGGGTTGGCGCTGGACAACGCGGGGTCGACACCGGTGTCGCTGAACCGGGTCACGGCGCGCTACTGGTTCACGAGGGACGGTGGGGCGCCAACGGTCAACGCGTGGTGTGACTGGGCCGCGGTCGGCTGCGGCTCGGTGACCCGGCGGGTGGTCCCGCTGGCGACGGCCCGGCCGGGGGCGGACGCCTATCTGGAGGTGGGCTTCACCGCGGGCACACTGGCGGCGAACGCCTCGACGGGCCAGATCCAGCTTCGGCTGGCCAAGTCGGACTGGTCGCGGTTCGCCGAGGCCGACGACCACAGCTACCGCCCGAACGCCCCGGGCTACGACACCAACATCCGGATCACGGTCTATGTGGACGGCGTCCGCGTGGCCGGCACGGAACCCTAG
- a CDS encoding AraC family transcriptional regulator, with the protein MALIGQPAGGGAGATPAPGWAGVSTVTLRELSEKHDLTAVRRCDSHVLVLVTVGHGQHEIDFRTYPCRPGTLLWVRPGQVIRFGGNAGLDAIVVCWEPAAVAEVADDPALLDGGLGPAYWQLAGEDEDAVINEVSQLVVDCQRHKSGTLAAGLLRHQLAVLLLRIALLPGRAPAERNDAYVRFRLEVEKDFTQTRRVEEYAERMGYSVRTVTRACLAATGRSAKQVIDDRVTLEAMRLLAVTEDPIADIGRRLGFPEPTNFGRFFHREAGTSPGAFRAAQRSGPRGVLPTQRRGSPADLHGRPAPRIAGEA; encoded by the coding sequence ATGGCCCTAATCGGTCAACCAGCAGGAGGCGGCGCGGGTGCGACGCCCGCTCCCGGCTGGGCCGGCGTCAGCACGGTCACTCTCCGCGAGCTGTCCGAAAAGCACGACCTGACCGCGGTACGCCGGTGCGACAGCCACGTCCTCGTGCTGGTCACGGTCGGCCACGGTCAGCACGAGATCGACTTCCGCACGTACCCGTGCCGGCCTGGGACCCTGCTCTGGGTCCGGCCCGGCCAGGTGATCCGGTTCGGTGGCAACGCCGGCCTCGACGCGATCGTCGTCTGCTGGGAGCCGGCCGCGGTCGCCGAGGTCGCCGACGACCCGGCGCTGCTCGACGGCGGCCTGGGGCCCGCCTACTGGCAGCTCGCCGGCGAGGACGAGGACGCCGTCATCAACGAGGTGAGCCAGCTCGTCGTCGACTGCCAGCGCCACAAGTCCGGGACCCTCGCCGCCGGCCTGCTGCGCCATCAGCTCGCCGTGCTGCTGCTGCGGATCGCGCTGCTGCCGGGCCGCGCGCCCGCCGAGCGCAACGACGCGTACGTCCGGTTCCGTCTGGAGGTCGAGAAGGACTTCACCCAGACCCGGCGGGTCGAGGAGTACGCGGAGCGGATGGGCTACTCCGTCCGCACGGTCACGCGGGCCTGCCTGGCCGCCACCGGACGCAGCGCGAAGCAGGTCATCGACGACCGGGTGACGCTCGAGGCGATGCGGCTGCTCGCGGTCACCGAGGACCCGATCGCCGACATCGGCCGCCGGCTGGGTTTCCCGGAGCCGACCAATTTCGGCCGCTTCTTCCACCGCGAGGCCGGCACCAGCCCGGGCGCGTTCCGGGCCGCGCAACGGTCCGGGCCGCGGGGCGTGCTGCCGACCCAGCGGCGGGGTTCGCCGGCAGATCTCCACGGGCGGCCCGCGCCGCGGATCGCCGGCGAGGCATGA
- a CDS encoding Rrf2 family transcriptional regulator translates to MQISARGDYAVRAALSLAAAYPSVMSAQALAADQDMPRKFLEAVLADLRRAGIVRAQRGAEGGYTLTQPPREVTIGAILRAVDGPLAGVRGLRPEETAYEGSAENLPRVWVAVRAAVREVVDETTLADVLSGKLPAHIRKLTTLPDAWQPR, encoded by the coding sequence GTGCAGATTTCGGCGCGTGGCGACTACGCGGTCCGGGCGGCACTGAGCCTGGCCGCGGCGTACCCGTCGGTCATGTCGGCCCAGGCGTTGGCCGCCGACCAGGACATGCCGCGCAAGTTCCTCGAAGCGGTCCTCGCCGACCTGCGCCGCGCGGGCATCGTGCGCGCGCAGCGCGGCGCCGAGGGCGGCTACACGCTGACGCAACCGCCCCGCGAGGTGACGATCGGCGCGATCCTGCGCGCGGTCGACGGCCCGCTCGCCGGAGTGCGCGGCCTGCGCCCCGAGGAGACGGCCTACGAGGGATCGGCCGAGAACCTGCCCCGGGTCTGGGTCGCGGTGCGGGCCGCCGTGCGCGAGGTGGTCGACGAGACGACGCTGGCCGACGTGCTCAGCGGCAAGCTGCCGGCCCACATCCGCAAACTCACCACGCTTCCCGACGCCTGGCAGCCGCGCTAG
- a CDS encoding methyltransferase domain-containing protein — protein sequence MTAEPTRRWLDATWPFVRAALPPAPARVVEIGCGPSGGFVPALLSAGHAADGVDPEAPAGAGFHQMEFERFAAPEPVDAVVACTSLHHVADLDVMVDRIAGALRPGGTVVVVEWARERFDERTARWCFDRLPAGGDGWLHRHAARWRESGLAWADYLDGWAAAEGLHRADRIVAALRRRFVVRSLAAAPYFFADLGLDEDDERRAGIALTGVRCVASAG from the coding sequence ATGACGGCGGAGCCGACCCGGCGGTGGCTGGACGCGACCTGGCCGTTCGTGCGGGCCGCGCTGCCGCCGGCGCCGGCCCGGGTGGTCGAGATCGGCTGCGGACCGTCGGGTGGGTTCGTTCCCGCGCTGCTCTCCGCCGGCCATGCCGCCGACGGGGTCGATCCGGAGGCACCGGCGGGCGCGGGGTTCCATCAGATGGAGTTCGAACGCTTCGCGGCGCCCGAACCCGTCGACGCGGTGGTGGCGTGCACATCGCTGCACCACGTTGCCGACCTCGACGTGATGGTGGACCGGATCGCCGGCGCGCTGCGACCGGGCGGCACGGTGGTGGTGGTCGAGTGGGCGCGGGAACGCTTCGACGAGCGGACGGCCCGCTGGTGCTTCGACCGGCTCCCGGCCGGCGGCGACGGGTGGTTGCACCGGCACGCGGCCCGGTGGCGGGAGTCGGGACTGGCCTGGGCGGACTACCTCGACGGCTGGGCCGCGGCGGAGGGCCTGCACCGGGCCGACCGCATCGTCGCGGCGCTGCGCCGGCGGTTCGTGGTGCGTTCGCTCGCCGCCGCGCCGTACTTCTTCGCCGATCTCGGCCTCGACGAGGACGACGAGCGGCGGGCCGGGATCGCGTTGACGGGGGTGCGGTGCGTGGCGTCAGCGGGCTAG
- a CDS encoding TetR/AcrR family transcriptional regulator, whose amino-acid sequence MTSVKGKAANRRTAKARETRTRMLDAARELFVERGYGATTLAEVAEAAGVAVQTIYFTFGNKRALLKEMVDVTIAGDDEPVATMDRRWFQDALAAPTAAAQLRAQVAGSCATLDRVAPIIKMLTLAASSDPEITGLWPDADPRYTVLSTSAAALVAKPDARPGVTAADAADRLYAILSPELYLMLVRERGWSPERYTEWAFDTLRPQLCA is encoded by the coding sequence GTGACGAGCGTCAAGGGCAAGGCAGCGAACCGGCGTACGGCCAAGGCGCGCGAGACGCGCACCCGCATGCTGGATGCGGCGCGGGAGCTGTTCGTGGAGCGAGGCTACGGCGCGACGACGCTGGCCGAGGTGGCCGAAGCCGCCGGCGTGGCGGTGCAGACGATCTATTTCACCTTCGGCAACAAGCGGGCGCTGCTCAAGGAGATGGTCGACGTCACCATCGCCGGTGACGACGAGCCGGTGGCCACCATGGACCGCCGGTGGTTCCAGGACGCGCTGGCCGCCCCGACCGCCGCCGCGCAGCTCCGCGCCCAGGTGGCGGGCTCCTGCGCGACGCTCGACCGGGTGGCGCCGATCATCAAGATGCTCACCCTCGCCGCGTCCAGCGACCCCGAGATCACGGGGCTGTGGCCCGACGCCGACCCGCGCTACACGGTGCTCTCGACCTCGGCGGCCGCCCTCGTGGCGAAGCCCGACGCCAGGCCCGGCGTCACCGCCGCCGACGCCGCCGACCGGCTCTACGCGATCCTCTCGCCGGAGCTCTACCTGATGCTGGTGCGCGAGCGGGGCTGGTCGCCGGAGCGCTACACGGAATGGGCGTTCGACACGCTGCGTCCACAGCTCTGCGCTTAG
- a CDS encoding nitroreductase family protein, whose protein sequence is MEFQDVVRKRRMVRSYDPDRPVPAEVVDRIVRNGLRAPSAGFSQGWGFLVLDQPADLDRFRAAMHRSAEPEKWFASQFAAPLLIVPCSHKDAYLDRYAQADKGHEDRSDAWWPAPYWDIDTGMASLMMLLTAVDAGLGACFFGMPIDAIEPFKDEFGVPAGFTPIGAISVGYSDEPPRDLKGRRRPTDDVVFRGQWGEAG, encoded by the coding sequence ATGGAGTTTCAGGATGTCGTCCGCAAGCGGCGGATGGTGCGCAGCTACGATCCCGACCGGCCGGTGCCCGCCGAGGTCGTCGACCGGATCGTCCGCAACGGGCTGCGCGCCCCGTCGGCCGGCTTCTCGCAGGGGTGGGGCTTCCTGGTCCTCGACCAGCCCGCGGACCTCGACCGCTTCCGGGCGGCGATGCACCGCTCGGCCGAGCCCGAGAAGTGGTTCGCGTCGCAGTTCGCCGCTCCGCTGCTGATCGTGCCGTGCTCGCACAAGGACGCCTACCTCGACCGTTACGCGCAGGCCGACAAGGGCCACGAGGACCGCTCCGACGCCTGGTGGCCGGCGCCCTACTGGGACATCGACACCGGCATGGCGTCGCTGATGATGCTGCTCACGGCCGTCGACGCGGGGCTCGGCGCCTGCTTCTTCGGCATGCCGATCGACGCGATCGAGCCGTTCAAGGACGAGTTCGGCGTGCCGGCCGGCTTCACCCCGATCGGCGCGATCTCGGTCGGCTACAGCGACGAGCCGCCGCGCGACCTCAAAGGCCGCCGCCGGCCGACCGACGACGTCGTCTTCCGCGGCCAGTGGGGGGAAGCTGGTTAG
- a CDS encoding family 10 glycosylhydrolase, translated as MQRRLLIGLVVVVLAVTVPAGITLLGGSSDSADDDPAGVSLTCDARSLVAKRELRGMWLTTVSNIDFPSRPGLPEAKVKAEFLGWLDLAQKMNHNAMFVHVRPSGDAFWPSAYAPWSEWLTGERGKDPGWDPLAWMIEQTHARNLEFHAWFNPYRGSQPATSGGAGADFAKLAPDHPLRKHPEWAVAFPEGTRNSRFYFDPGVPEARRHVEDAILDAVKRYDIDGVHFDDFFYPYPEGHEFNDDRSYARYGGGMSRGDWRRANVDTFVQEISQRIRESKPWVRFGLSPFGIWRNKASDPAGSPTKGLESYEAIYADTRKWVREKWLDYIVPQLYWNIGFDKADYAKLLPWWADTVKDTGVQLYVGQADYRVGEPGPWSKPTELDRQLTLNDRYGVSGSIHFSAKQVRADRLGAVTRYRDAHYAAPALVPTVTRLRDARPPAPTPTGARRDGDRTVLTWRPVDDVTGYAIYLADPEAQKASLVATVRASDLPSWIGPAGNYCVTSLDRANNESDPVLVS; from the coding sequence GTGCAGCGTCGGTTGCTCATCGGGCTGGTGGTCGTCGTTCTCGCGGTGACGGTGCCGGCCGGCATCACACTGCTCGGTGGCAGCTCCGATTCAGCCGACGACGACCCCGCCGGGGTGTCACTCACCTGCGACGCGCGCAGCCTGGTCGCCAAGCGCGAGCTGCGCGGGATGTGGCTCACCACGGTCAGCAACATCGACTTCCCGAGCCGGCCCGGGCTGCCCGAGGCCAAGGTGAAGGCCGAGTTCCTCGGCTGGCTCGACCTCGCGCAGAAGATGAACCACAACGCGATGTTCGTGCACGTCCGACCCAGCGGTGACGCGTTCTGGCCGTCCGCGTACGCGCCGTGGTCGGAATGGCTGACCGGCGAGCGCGGCAAGGACCCGGGCTGGGACCCGCTGGCCTGGATGATCGAGCAGACGCACGCCCGCAACCTCGAGTTCCACGCCTGGTTCAACCCCTATCGGGGCAGCCAGCCGGCCACCTCGGGCGGCGCCGGCGCCGACTTCGCCAAGCTGGCGCCGGACCACCCGTTGCGCAAGCACCCCGAGTGGGCGGTGGCGTTCCCGGAGGGCACGCGGAACAGTCGCTTCTATTTCGACCCGGGCGTGCCCGAGGCGCGGCGGCACGTCGAGGACGCGATCCTCGACGCGGTCAAACGTTACGACATCGACGGTGTGCACTTCGACGACTTCTTCTACCCGTACCCGGAAGGGCACGAGTTCAACGACGACCGCAGCTACGCGCGCTACGGCGGCGGCATGTCCCGCGGCGACTGGCGACGGGCCAATGTGGACACCTTCGTGCAGGAGATCAGCCAGCGGATCCGCGAATCCAAGCCGTGGGTACGCTTCGGCCTGAGCCCGTTCGGCATCTGGCGCAACAAGGCGTCCGACCCGGCCGGCTCACCGACCAAGGGTTTGGAGAGCTACGAGGCCATCTACGCCGACACCCGCAAGTGGGTACGGGAGAAGTGGCTCGACTACATCGTCCCGCAGCTCTACTGGAACATCGGGTTCGACAAGGCCGACTACGCGAAGCTGCTGCCCTGGTGGGCCGACACGGTCAAGGACACCGGCGTGCAGCTCTACGTCGGGCAGGCCGACTACCGGGTCGGCGAGCCGGGGCCGTGGAGCAAGCCGACGGAGCTCGACCGGCAGCTCACGCTCAACGACCGCTACGGGGTCAGCGGCAGCATCCACTTCAGCGCCAAGCAGGTGCGTGCGGACCGGCTCGGCGCCGTGACCCGCTATCGCGACGCGCACTACGCGGCGCCCGCCCTGGTGCCGACCGTCACCCGGCTGCGCGACGCGCGGCCGCCGGCGCCGACCCCGACCGGGGCCCGGCGCGACGGCGACCGCACGGTGCTGACCTGGCGCCCGGTCGACGACGTGACCGGCTACGCGATCTATCTGGCCGACCCGGAGGCGCAGAAGGCCAGCCTGGTCGCCACGGTCCGGGCCAGCGACCTGCCGAGCTGGATCGGCCCGGCGGGCAACTACTGCGTGACGTCGCTCGACCGCGCCAACAACGAGAGCGACCCGGTGCTGGTCAGCTGA